A DNA window from Tenuifilaceae bacterium CYCD contains the following coding sequences:
- the murG gene encoding UDP-N-acetylglucosamine--N-acetylmuramyl-(pentapeptide) pyrophosphoryl-undecaprenol N-acetylglucosamine transferase: MEKNQLKIIISGGGTGGHIFPAISIANALKEINPEVEILFVGAEGKMEMERVPKAGYNIVGLPVVGFQRKLTLKNVSFFFKLFKSMRMARKIIADFKPAVVVGVGGYASGPILKAAQKANIPTLIQEQNSYAGVTNKMLAAKAYKICVAYDGMEKYFPKDRILMTGNPVRQDLEKLTATKEEALKYFDINPDQKVILVLGGSLGARTINQSIMTNMTELVTHHDITVIWQTGKIYYLDIKQQLAGYNAHNIRLFDFINRMDFAYAAADVIISRAGAGTISELCLVAKPSILVPSPNVAEDHQTHNAMALVKNNAAVMVTDANAKLELVNTAIALVSDNAKLKDLSANILKMALPNSANIIANEVLKLIDNK; encoded by the coding sequence ATGGAGAAGAACCAGTTGAAGATAATAATTAGCGGTGGCGGCACGGGAGGTCATATCTTTCCAGCCATATCCATTGCAAATGCGCTGAAGGAGATTAACCCTGAGGTTGAGATTCTTTTTGTGGGTGCCGAAGGCAAAATGGAGATGGAGCGTGTACCAAAGGCAGGCTACAATATTGTTGGCTTACCAGTGGTTGGTTTTCAGCGTAAGTTGACATTGAAAAATGTGTCGTTTTTCTTCAAACTCTTCAAGAGTATGAGGATGGCGCGCAAAATTATTGCCGATTTTAAGCCTGCCGTTGTGGTTGGTGTTGGCGGTTACGCCAGTGGGCCAATCCTAAAGGCTGCTCAAAAAGCCAATATTCCAACGCTTATTCAGGAGCAGAACTCTTACGCTGGAGTAACCAACAAGATGTTGGCCGCAAAGGCTTATAAAATCTGCGTTGCATACGATGGAATGGAGAAGTATTTCCCAAAGGATAGAATTCTGATGACTGGTAACCCTGTGCGTCAGGATTTGGAGAAGTTAACCGCAACCAAGGAGGAGGCTTTAAAGTACTTCGATATCAATCCAGACCAAAAGGTGATTCTGGTTTTAGGCGGTAGCCTTGGTGCTCGTACTATCAACCAGAGTATAATGACAAATATGACCGAGTTAGTCACACATCACGATATCACGGTGATTTGGCAAACCGGGAAGATTTACTACTTGGATATTAAGCAGCAGTTGGCAGGCTACAATGCGCATAACATTAGGCTATTCGATTTTATCAATAGAATGGATTTTGCATACGCTGCTGCCGATGTGATTATCTCACGCGCAGGTGCAGGAACAATCTCGGAGCTTTGCTTGGTGGCAAAACCTTCCATTTTGGTTCCATCGCCCAATGTGGCTGAGGATCACCAAACGCACAACGCAATGGCCTTGGTAAAGAACAATGCTGCTGTTATGGTGACCGATGCTAATGCAAAATTGGAGTTGGTGAATACCGCCATTGCACTGGTATCCGACAATGCTAAATTGAAGGATTTATCCGCTAATATTCTGAAAATGGCATTGCCAAATTCGGCGAATATTATTGCGAATGAGGTTTTGAAGTTAATTGATAATAAGTAA
- a CDS encoding cell division protein FtsQ, which yields MKKRSKIILFSVAWLILIAYLVYGLMFSSKRADRVVCKSIVVEVLDSAEYRFVKSATIKRMLTSSKSTPIGKLLKNVNTKKLEDEIAEMSAVRDVQVYKSLDGKLRITVKQRRPLVRVFNATDQSYYIDDQGLIMPVSSNYTAHVLVVNGNIKEPFKVKSNVNVLAWNDSIVGGEKPTICRIYDFAKFVSEDDFWNAQIAQVYVNSIGNVELIPVVGPHVIQLGGFRNFRIKLKKLMVFYKEALPTEGWNKYSIINLKYSNQIVCTKR from the coding sequence ATGAAGAAGCGTAGCAAAATCATACTATTCTCGGTGGCTTGGCTGATTTTAATCGCCTACCTGGTTTACGGTTTGATGTTTTCATCGAAACGGGCTGATCGTGTGGTATGTAAGTCGATAGTTGTTGAGGTGCTGGATAGCGCAGAATATAGGTTTGTAAAATCTGCAACTATCAAAAGAATGCTGACTTCGTCAAAATCAACTCCTATAGGGAAACTTTTGAAGAATGTCAATACAAAAAAACTTGAGGATGAAATCGCAGAGATGAGTGCAGTGCGAGATGTTCAGGTGTACAAATCGCTTGATGGCAAATTGCGAATTACTGTTAAGCAGCGTCGTCCGCTAGTGCGTGTTTTCAATGCCACCGATCAGAGTTACTATATAGATGATCAGGGCCTTATTATGCCAGTTTCTTCTAATTATACAGCACATGTGCTTGTTGTTAACGGGAATATTAAGGAGCCCTTTAAAGTTAAGTCAAACGTGAATGTGTTGGCTTGGAACGATAGCATTGTTGGGGGCGAGAAACCAACAATTTGCCGAATCTACGATTTTGCAAAGTTTGTATCGGAGGACGATTTTTGGAATGCACAAATTGCACAAGTATATGTGAATAGTATAGGAAATGTAGAGTTAATTCCTGTGGTTGGACCTCACGTAATTCAGTTGGGAGGATTCAGAAATTTCAGAATAAAACTCAAAAAGTTGATGGTGTTCTACAAGGAGGCACTACCAACCGAGGGCTGGAATAAATATTCGATAATAAATTTAAAGTATTCAAATCAAATAGTTTGCACTAAACGATAA
- a CDS encoding UDP-N-acetylmuramate--L-alanine ligase — MTRITNNEQRNMDFEQIKRVYFVGIGGIGMSALARYFVQRGKSVAGYDRTSSGITVDLENMGVAVHYTDDINLIPADFRSLNGTLIIYTPAIPAEHTELNFFKNNGFEIIKRAQALGFIASAMSVLGVAGTHGKTSTTTMLSHLLGSSSVGCDAFLGGISKNFGSNLVTADKGKNLLVVEADEYDRSFLSLFPHLAIITSVDADHLDIYGTHEHVLEAFGLFAGQIKPNGFLVMKQGLNFTPKLASGVKVITYGFTSNADVYPSNIRIVDGFYNFTLNTPSGSIDNLHLGVPGKYNLENALAASAAALAVEISSDELRSGLQSFSGVVRRFDVQFKNATSIYIDDYAHHPQEIKAMIESVRDVFPNRKVVGVFQPHLYSRTRDFADEFAQSLDKLDMAIMLDIYPARELPIEGVTSNSILARMKNPNKVLLSKNDILEWVAKNDIDILVTMGAGDIDRLVPQIVEVLKSK, encoded by the coding sequence ATGACAAGAATAACAAACAACGAGCAACGAAATATGGATTTTGAGCAAATTAAACGGGTTTACTTTGTAGGGATAGGCGGCATTGGGATGAGCGCATTGGCTCGTTACTTTGTTCAGCGTGGAAAGTCTGTTGCTGGTTACGATAGAACATCGTCGGGTATAACCGTTGATTTGGAGAATATGGGCGTTGCAGTTCACTATACAGATGATATAAATCTTATCCCTGCCGATTTTCGCTCATTGAATGGTACTTTGATTATTTATACTCCTGCAATTCCAGCGGAGCATACCGAGTTGAATTTCTTTAAGAACAATGGTTTTGAAATTATAAAACGCGCACAGGCATTGGGCTTTATTGCATCGGCAATGAGCGTTTTGGGTGTTGCTGGTACGCACGGAAAAACATCAACAACCACAATGCTTTCGCACTTGTTGGGAAGTTCATCGGTTGGTTGCGATGCTTTTTTAGGTGGAATTTCCAAGAACTTTGGAAGCAACCTTGTTACAGCCGATAAGGGCAAAAACCTACTGGTGGTTGAGGCCGATGAGTACGATAGAAGTTTCCTGAGCCTATTCCCGCATCTGGCAATAATCACATCTGTTGATGCCGACCATTTGGATATTTACGGAACCCACGAGCACGTTTTGGAGGCATTTGGGCTATTTGCAGGTCAAATTAAGCCTAATGGCTTTTTGGTGATGAAACAGGGTTTGAATTTCACTCCAAAGTTGGCCTCAGGTGTAAAGGTCATTACCTACGGTTTTACTAGTAATGCTGATGTTTATCCATCAAATATCCGCATTGTAGATGGTTTCTACAACTTCACCCTGAATACCCCAAGCGGAAGTATCGATAATCTGCACTTGGGAGTTCCCGGTAAGTATAATCTGGAGAATGCACTTGCAGCATCGGCTGCTGCATTGGCAGTGGAAATTAGTAGCGATGAGCTACGTAGCGGCTTGCAAAGTTTCTCGGGTGTAGTTCGCAGGTTCGATGTGCAGTTCAAGAACGCAACATCAATATATATCGACGATTATGCACATCACCCACAGGAAATAAAAGCAATGATTGAATCGGTGCGCGATGTGTTCCCCAACCGTAAGGTTGTTGGAGTGTTTCAGCCTCATCTTTACAGTCGCACCCGCGATTTTGCCGATGAGTTTGCGCAATCGCTCGATAAGTTGGATATGGCTATAATGCTCGATATTTACCCAGCACGCGAGTTGCCGATTGAGGGAGTAACATCGAACTCAATTCTAGCAAGAATGAAGAACCCAAACAAAGTGCTCTTGAGCAAGAACGATATTTTGGAGTGGGTTGCAAAGAATGATATAGATATTTTGGTAACAATGGGCGCAGGCGATATCGACCGTTTGGTGCCTCAAATTGTGGAGGTATTGAAAAGCAAGTAA
- the ftsA gene encoding cell division protein FtsA → MAQSNEYVAAIDLGTTKVVTLVGKKTPNGKLQIVGLSTTESTGIKKGMIQNIEDTVKAIEKTVNEVKIETGIDFKSVYVGIAGQHIRSIKNRGYINLESDDVEISQKDIDRLIKDMHRIPVEAGETILHVLPLEYFIDNESVDKPVGMVGRRLEANFHIVIGKTSSAKHIEKCVNRVGLNVNELVLEPLASGESVLTDDEREAGVALVDIGGGTTDLAIYYNGNVRHTAVIPFGGNIITQDIKDGCSILLKQADLLKEKFGCALADIAPDNKIITIPGISGREPKEISVKNLAGIIQARMEEILDFVAYEINLSGYANKLSAGVVITGGGALLKHLPQLIRFKTGLDVRIGYPVEQLSSDSLEDFNQPQLSTALGLVLLGLDKKVEVIEKKTYVQPQVQTQVQPQVQSKPVVEKKRDEFEEESVAERRGSGRMTAIKNMFSGLFDETDTEM, encoded by the coding sequence ATGGCACAAAGTAATGAGTATGTAGCAGCAATTGACCTTGGAACCACCAAAGTGGTAACATTGGTTGGCAAAAAGACTCCTAACGGAAAGCTTCAGATTGTTGGACTAAGCACCACCGAATCGACCGGAATTAAGAAGGGTATGATTCAGAATATCGAGGATACCGTTAAGGCTATCGAAAAAACAGTTAATGAGGTTAAGATTGAAACCGGAATCGATTTTAAGTCGGTTTACGTTGGTATTGCTGGTCAGCATATCCGCAGCATCAAGAACCGTGGATATATCAACCTTGAGTCCGACGATGTGGAAATTTCGCAGAAGGATATCGATAGGCTGATTAAAGATATGCACCGTATTCCTGTTGAGGCTGGCGAAACAATCCTGCACGTTCTTCCTCTGGAGTACTTTATCGACAACGAGTCGGTTGATAAGCCTGTAGGTATGGTCGGCCGCCGCTTGGAGGCAAACTTCCATATTGTAATTGGCAAAACATCATCGGCAAAGCATATCGAGAAGTGCGTTAACCGTGTTGGATTAAACGTTAACGAGTTGGTTCTTGAGCCACTTGCATCGGGCGAGTCCGTTCTAACCGACGATGAACGCGAGGCTGGCGTTGCTTTGGTTGATATTGGTGGTGGTACTACCGATTTGGCTATCTACTACAACGGAAATGTTCGCCATACTGCCGTTATTCCTTTCGGTGGAAATATCATCACCCAGGATATCAAGGATGGTTGTTCAATACTACTAAAACAAGCCGATTTGCTTAAGGAAAAATTTGGTTGCGCATTGGCCGATATTGCACCAGATAACAAAATCATTACTATTCCTGGCATTAGCGGTCGTGAGCCTAAGGAGATTTCGGTTAAGAACCTTGCTGGAATTATTCAGGCACGTATGGAGGAGATTCTGGACTTTGTGGCTTATGAGATTAACCTTTCGGGTTACGCCAATAAGTTAAGCGCAGGTGTTGTAATTACTGGTGGAGGTGCGCTCTTGAAGCATTTACCCCAGTTAATCCGCTTCAAAACTGGACTTGACGTTCGTATCGGTTATCCTGTTGAGCAACTAAGTTCCGATTCGTTGGAGGATTTCAACCAACCACAGCTATCAACCGCATTAGGTTTAGTGCTTTTAGGATTGGATAAAAAGGTTGAGGTGATTGAGAAGAAAACTTATGTTCAGCCACAGGTACAAACGCAAGTTCAGCCGCAAGTACAATCGAAACCTGTAGTTGAGAAAAAAAGAGATGAATTCGAAGAGGAATCAGTTGCAGAACGTCGTGGGAGTGGCAGAATGACTGCCATAAAGAATATGTTTTCGGGCTTATTCGACGAGACTGATACTGAGATGTAA